Proteins from a single region of Chlorocebus sabaeus isolate Y175 chromosome 25, mChlSab1.0.hap1, whole genome shotgun sequence:
- the OR2AJ1 gene encoding olfactory receptor 2AJ1, with protein MSCEQRNLVKKQSKFTMGHQNDTFSSDFILLGVFSSSPTSLVFFSFIFVIFIMSVTENTLMILLIRSDSRLHTPMYFLLSHLSFMDILHVSNIVPKMVTNFLSGSRTISLAGCGFQVFLSLTLLGGECLLLAAMSYDRYVAICHPLRYPILMKEYASTLMAGGAWLIGVFNSTVHTAYALQFPFCGSRAIDHFFCEVPAMLKLSCADTTNYERGVYVSAVLFLVIPAFLISASYGQIILTVLQMKSSEARKKSFSTCSFHMIVVVMYYGPFIFTYMRPKSYHTPGQDKFLAIFYTILTPTLNPLIYSFRNKDVLAVMKNMLKSKFLHKKMNRKISECVFYFYLKYLKGTRNRFSRKKSKLLSCHMWIEVNISETLLIINNNLCVVNIYH; from the coding sequence gttaaaaaacaaagcaaattcaCGATGGGCCATCAGAATGACACTTTCAGCAGCGATTTCATACTTTTGGGAGTGTTCTCTTCTTCCCCAACAAGTTTGGTTTTCTTCTCAtttatatttgtcattttcattATGAGTGTAACAGAAAATACACTCATGATCCTCCTCATTCGCAGTGACTCACGACTCCACACTCCAATGTATTTTCTGCTCAGCCATCTCTCCTTTATGGATATCTTGCATGTTTCCAACATCGTTCCCAAAATGGTCACTAACTTCCTGTCAGGCAGCAGAACTATTTCACTTGCAGGTTGTGGGTTCCAGGTGTTTCTGTCCCTCACCCTCCTGGGTGGTGAGTGCCTTCTCCTGGCTGCAATGTCCTATGATCGCTATGTGGCTATCTGTCACCCGCTGCGCTATCCGATTCTTATGAAGGAGTATGCCAGCACTCTCATGGCTGGAGGCGCCTGGCTCATTGGGGTTTTCAACTCCACAGTCCACACAGCTTACGCACTGCAGTTTCCCTTCTGTGGCTCTAGGGCAATCGATCACTTTTTCTGTGAAGTCCCTGCCATGTTGAAGTTGTCCTGTGCAGACACAACAAACTATGAACGAGGGGTTTATGTAAGTGCTGTGTTATTCCTGGTGATCCCTGCCTTCTTGATCTCTGCTTCTTATGGCCAAATTATTCTTACTGTCCTCCAGATGAAATCATCAGAGGCaagaaaaaagtcattttccACTTGTTCCTTCCACATGATTGTGGTCGTGATGTACTATGGGCCATTTATTTTTACGTATATGAGACCTAAATCATACCACACTCCAGGCCAGGATAAGTTCCTGGCAATATTCTATACGATCCTCACACCCACACTCAACCCCTTAATCTACAGCTTTAGGAATAAAGATGTTCTGGCGGTGATGAAAAATATGCTCAAAAGTAAGTTTCTGCATAAAAAAATGAATAGGAAAATTTCTGAATGTGTGTTCTATTTCTACCTTAAATACCTGAAGGGTACTCGTAATAGGTTTTCTAGAAAGAAATCAAAGCTTCTATCTTGCCACATGTGGATAGAAGTGAATATTTCAGAAACCttgttaataataaataataacctgTGTGTTGTAAACATTTACCACTAG